Genomic segment of Polycladomyces abyssicola:
GCCGAAGTGTTCAGGGACGGTAAGCAAAATGCCGTACCCGTAGTGGAGGGGAAACGGCTCATCGGTGTCGTCACCCGCGGCAGCATGATGCGCGGACTGGCCGACTGGACACATCATCAACCGGAAGGGAGCGTGACAATATGAGCCTGTGGGAAACGATCGTCAGTCGGAAATCAGACATCTGGATGGCATTCGTCGATCATCTTTATCTGTCCGGTGTGGCGATGCTGATCGCCATCCTGGTTGCAGTACCGTTGGGTATCATTCTTACCCGCTACCGATGGATCGCGGAACCAATTATCGGGCTTGCCGCACTGATTCAGACGGTTCCAGGTCTTGCGCTGCTGGCCTTTATGCTGCCGTTGTTCGGGATCGGGAAGACACCGGCCATCGTCGCCTTGACCCTGTATGCGCTCCTGCCCATCATCCGGAACACCTACACCGGCATCCTCGGAGTCGATCGCTCCGTCATCGATGCGGGCAAAGGAATGGGCATGACCTCCCGCCAGATCCTGTGGATGGTGGAATTACCCCTTTCGCTCCCGTTTATCATGGCTGGCATCCGCACCTCATCCGTATTCACTGTCGGCTTGGCAGCACTGGCCGCCTTTATCGGGGGCGGCGGATTGGGTGATCTGATCGTCCGTGGCATGAGCATGAACGACAATAATCTCATCTTGGCCGGCGCCATTCCTGCCGCCTTGTTGGCCTTGGCATTCGATCTGATGTTCCGTTTGCTGGAGCGAAAAGTGACTCCCCATGGCATGCAGAGCTGACAGTGAAACCCGGAAAACAATCCCCCGGATTCTGTTCGGGGGATTTTATTTGTTTTCTTGCGTTCACATGATTTGATCCCTGTCCTGCTGCCGATCGCCACCCAGTACCCGACGAACCCACCATAACCCCACGACCCCGATCACCACATGCAAGGCGCCGATTTGCCATATAACACTTCCCGGTGAATCTAACAACAGCTGCACCATATCCTTGGACATTCCCTTCATACCGCCTGCCAACGACTGCTTATAAAGATCCAACGCAGGCACCAACCCGATCACCAAAAGAAGGATCCCTGCAATGATCAGCACGAACATCGCTGATCCGCAGAAAACGACCAACCAATCGCGCTTGTTCATCGGTGCATCAACGCTCCCTTTCACTTCACCCTCTTCTTTCACCATAATTCCACCCCCAGGGTTCCACTTCCTGTTTTTCGAGGAAAGAGAAGGTTTTCTACAACCTTGAGCGGTTTAAACCCTGTAACACCACGTTCAAAGGTCATTTCGCTAAATCACCCTTATTCAGTATGGACGAAAAACCCTCCTCTCAGGCGGCACTGAAGATATCGAAGAAAGAAGGTTGTTTCAGTGTTTCCAAACACAAAATGCCCAGGCTCCCAACTCCATGGAACCGGGCAAACCTCTTTCTACGGTAAACTTTCACATGCGATTCCGTCGTGGTCGTGATCCAAACCGTCCACATTGTTGGATGGTCTTCCACCCACCATGCGCATGCTTTCGAAGAAGAGGGTTTCTTTTGCGTTGAGAGGGCCGGTCCCCTTCTTATACGCTGTAAATAAGCTCTTATTATCTATTTCGAAACATCCGTCATTTTTCGTGTCCAATTCTTATATGAAAAACAAAATACCGTTGACCTTTTAGATCAGGCCAACGGCTAAATAACAGGTTCAGGTACCGGACCCGAGCTACTCCTTATCGAAGTAGTGAACGGTCTCCGTGAAGGGGCATAGGTTTTCGCAGTATTGTAGTGGAGAAAAAATTGATATTCCATGTGTTTGAAGCGCTTGCTGAGTTTGAACGGGAGATAATCCGAGAGAGAACGCAGGCTGGTTTGGCTGCGGCTCGTGCAAGGAAGAAATTGGGCGGGCGACCACGGGTGATGGATGAGCGGAAAGTGAAAATGGCCCAATCTCTTATGAAGGCCCCCAACCTTTCCATCCAAGATATTTATGAAACACTTCAGGTGTCCAAAGCGACGCTTTACCGGTATCTGTCCGAATGAAGTGTATTTGGATCTCCAGAACTGGAGATTCAATTTGATTTTTTTGGCAAAATGTGCGTATAATATGAATAAGCAATAAGGAGCCCTCATCGGAAGGGCCGCGATCTTTCAACCTAAAAACCTAGCCACAGAAAAGTGACCTGGTAGGTTGGCAGCCCGACGGGTCACTTTTTTTGCACCATGATGTGAACGACTACCTGTACCACCACAGGATCGTAGTGATCACCTGGAAGATCAGGGACAGCAGAGCGATCGTCACACTCATTAGCACCACTTCCTTCCCTCGCCGGATGAAGGAAGAAGGAACGCGACCCGTCCTCAGGCTCCTTCAAAATTAATTCTGCGCAATCCACGGTAAATCCTTCCTGTTGACGACGCGGCAACAAGCCAGTGCCGTTATATTACTATACTAAAATAGTGAAGGGATTGGATTCCCATGTGGATTTTGCCCAGCTCTAATGCTGGGTTCTTTTCTTTCACCATGACAAGTTGTCACATCCACGTGTGCACCGAGAGCCCTAAGCGGTGCTTTTTTGTTCAATATCTCGGAGGATTGGGTTATCGAAAACCCATCGAAAACCCGTAGAATTGAATCATCCAGACACACTAGAAATCAAAATTGTCAGGATCGGGACCGAAACGTTGGTTCCGGTTCAGTCCATCCAGCTTGGCCATATCCTCCTGGGACAGTTCAAAATCAAACACATCCGCGTTCTCACGGATACGGGACTCACTCACCGACTTGGGAATGGTGACCACACCATGTTGCAGGTTCCATCGGAGGACGATCTGCGCGGGTGTCTTGCCGTATTTGGCAGCCAACTCCCGGATTTCCGGCACATTGGCCACTTCGCCCTTCATCAACGGACGCCATGCTTCCACCTGAATGGCGTGTTGAGAACAGTACTCACGCAGTTCCTTCTGAGTCAGATATGGATGAAACTCCACCTGGTTGACCATCGGCTTGATCTCGGCATCAGCCATCAGATCCTCCAGATGGTGAATTTGGAAGTTGCTCACCCCGATTGCCCGTGCACGACCATCACGGTAGATTTTCTCCAGCGCTTTCCACGTCTCCTTGTACTTGCCCGCCACCGGCCAGTGAATCAGGTAGAGATCGACATAGTCCATCCCCAGTCGCTGGAGGCTTGCCTCAAACGCAGCCAATGTGGAATCATAACCTTGATCGGTGTTCCACACCTTAGTTGTGATAAACAACTCCTCGCGCGGCACACCCGACTCCCGGACGGCTCGGCCCACGCCCGCCTCATTGCCGTACATCGCCGCCGTGTCAATACTGCGGTAACCCACCTGAATCGCCGTCTTCACCGCGTTTTCCACTTCGCCACCTTCTTGCGCACGCCAGACGCCCAATCCCAACCACGGCATCTTCACCCCGTTGTACAGGGTCGCTGCATCGGAAAGCGATTTGATCGACAAATCTCTCCACCTCCCAGATGTTTTGGTACGAATGATCACGAGAAACAGGCAATCCAGATTGGAAACCAATACATCTCAGAGTCAATCACGATCACCCTGAGTTTAAACCTTTGAAAAGATAGAATCAACTGCCATGTGTTTTATGCACATGATCTGTTAAGACCATACAGGTTTCCTATAGGTTCAAAGATGATTGATGCAAAAATGGCCCATTCAGTGTGAATGGGTTAACGTCATTGTCTTTTCCCGATCGTCCCCAAAATCGTTCCAACTAAAAATTGTTCCTGCCTGATTGAATCGTTACACTGACCCAATCCTAACTTGGTTCATTTTTTATGTTTTTGTATCTAATCACACTGAAATTAAATAAAATAGTCTAAATTACATATTCCAATCAAAACCCATTCATAGTATGATGAACATGTCGAGATATAGAGGAAAATGACAGGAGGAGAAAATGATGCCAGAACTTGATCTCATTCAAATCGGATCTATTATCCGAAAAGTAAGAAAAGGCAAGGGATTGCGTCTGGAGGATCTCGCGGATGAAAACATCTCCCCTGCCACTGTCAGCAACATCGAACGCGGAGTCCCACACGTCAATGCGGAAAAAGTGATGTATCTGTTGAAGAAGCTAGGGCTGTCATTGGAGCAGATTCCGGAGTTGTTGGTGGGGGAAGATGAAAAGGCAGAGCACTTATATCTTCAATTATTTTCATTGGAGTCCCAAATCGGCTATGTCGACACACAACAGATTTTGCAAGTGCTGAATACGATTGAAGTAGAGGATGACCACCCTTACGTCCCCTATGTCCACTATATAAGGGGAAGATGTTTGATCCAACAATCCCAGTTTTCGAAAGCGGAACGGTCCCTGTTTAATGCTATTCGACTTTCCAGCAGAGGATTAAACAAAAAAAGGAATTTCGAAGCACTCAGTTTTAATGAGCTGGGGATTTGTTACTATCACCAAGGAGATCTAAACCAAGCCCTCCATTTCACCGAGTCAGCCGCAGATGCCTACGAAGAAAATGGAGAACGTCCTCAACTCAAATATACCATCGCCTTAAACCAAGCCACCTACCTCGAAAAAATGGGACGTCTAGGAGAAGCGATGCAGATTGTGCAAAATATGTGGGAACACATTGATCGGATGGAAATCCTCCCTTCCCTTCAGTTGTATGATCTTCAAGTTCACCTGCTAAAAAGAAACAAAATTTATGATAGGGCCATACATTATGCAAAAGAAGGTATTGAAAAAGCAAGGCTAAGTGGGAAAGCTGATTGGCTTTTCAATCTATGGACTGCGTTGGGTAGCGTTTATTTGTACAAGAAGGATTGGAATCTTTCTGAAACCTGCCTTCAAACTGCCTTGAATTTAGAGAGTTACTCATCTATTAATGTTTTGGTACAAGTCTATACAAAACTCGGTCTGGTATATTTCCACAAACGAATTCCTGACAAAGCTGAACAAGCATTACAAAGGGCGGTATCTTTAAGCGAAGAAGCCCATGTAATCCCTCGATTTTTCGCTTTATTGGTGATGGGGGACTATTTGCAAAAAGTTGGTAGAGATCAAGAAGCTATCAAATTATATGTTCAGGCACTGGAAGTGTCCAAGTATTACCATAATCATGCACTGGAATATAAGGCACTCTTCCGTCTAGCTGGTTTGAAAAAAGAGCAAAACAAAGAGGAATTCGTCAGTCATTTAGAAAATATGTATGAAGTAGCAGCAACATTGCAATGGTACGGCGGGGAGGAGGATTATTATGAAATCTTGTAAGATAGTTGCGATGTTATCGATAGTCCTTGCACTATTTTGCGGAGTATTGCTTTATCAACCTACTCCATCTTTTATTTCCAGCAATATCATCCCCAACACTGGAGATCCTACATCTGGATAATTGATTCATATTCGGACACTTTAGGGTGTCCGATTTCTTTATTTTGAGTAAAAACCCTTAGCATACCTTGAGCTAGGGCGATTTCCTTCGGGCCATGAACAGACAAATTGATACAGAAGAATATCACCCTATCTTATCAGCCGAAAGATTGGAGTCCTCACTTTCGTATCCCCTCTCTCACTCTATATCCGGATCGATTACAAGACACAAACGAATGGGTAAATCGGTATCTTCAGTCGGAAAGAAAGTTGAAATGGCTCCAACGGATGGTTTCCCGCAGAAAGAAGGGATCAAATCGTTGGAGAAAAGCGGCCCTGATGTTGGCCAAATGCCATGAATACATAGCCAATCAGAGAAAAGACGCCGCTCACAGAATCAGCCGATATTTGGTGGACAACTACGATGGGATCGCCTTTGAAGACTTGAACATTCGGGGGATGGTGAAAAATCACCATCTTGCCAAGAGCTTGCAGACGCAGGTTGGAGGATGCTGGTTCAATTCACGACTTACAAGGCAGAGTGGGCCGGTAAGCAAGTGATAACAGTTGATCCTCGCAACACGTCGCAAGTTTGCTCGAAATGCGGTCAGATCGTAAAGAAGACATTAAAAGAACGTACCCATCGTTGCTCATGCGGATATGTGGCAGACAGAGATGTCAATGCCGCAAGAAATATCCTGCATCGAGCGATGGGATACGTTCCTGAACCGAGATACGGGCAATTAGAACTAAACCTTTTCTAGGCTTGGACGAAGCCTTCGTGGATGGATGTGGATTGCCACGCCAGATGAAGCGAGAAGCCCACGGCTTTAGCTGTGTGGAGCAAGTCACCGAAACATGAAAGCGATCGAGGACGAAACCGGGCAATATGAATTCTTTGTTGGTAATCCGTTTGTCACCGGAAACTTGGTCGATGGTACGTTCATTCAGGGGCCGTTGTTCCTGTTTCCCTATTGAAATCGCGGGCAATTTCCTCAAAACGAAGCATACTTTGCCCGCGACCTGCGCTGACTGGGTCGGAGCGGTGTCATCATCTGCTTCCCTGTAGGGCGCAGGTGGAGCGAGCCGGGAAAGCGATGTGGACATTATCCACC
This window contains:
- a CDS encoding ABC transporter permease; the encoded protein is MSLWETIVSRKSDIWMAFVDHLYLSGVAMLIAILVAVPLGIILTRYRWIAEPIIGLAALIQTVPGLALLAFMLPLFGIGKTPAIVALTLYALLPIIRNTYTGILGVDRSVIDAGKGMGMTSRQILWMVELPLSLPFIMAGIRTSSVFTVGLAALAAFIGGGGLGDLIVRGMSMNDNNLILAGAIPAALLALAFDLMFRLLERKVTPHGMQS
- a CDS encoding excalibur calcium-binding domain-containing protein, coding for MDTKNDGCFEIDNKSLFTAYKKGTGPLNAKETLFFESMRMVGGRPSNNVDGLDHDHDGIACESLP
- a CDS encoding recombinase family protein, translating into MIFHVFEALAEFEREIIRERTQAGLAAARARKKLGGRPRVMDERKVKMAQSLMKAPNLSIQDIYETLQVSKATLYRYLSE
- a CDS encoding aldo/keto reductase; its protein translation is MKSLSDAATLYNGVKMPWLGLGVWRAQEGGEVENAVKTAIQVGYRSIDTAAMYGNEAGVGRAVRESGVPREELFITTKVWNTDQGYDSTLAAFEASLQRLGMDYVDLYLIHWPVAGKYKETWKALEKIYRDGRARAIGVSNFQIHHLEDLMADAEIKPMVNQVEFHPYLTQKELREYCSQHAIQVEAWRPLMKGEVANVPEIRELAAKYGKTPAQIVLRWNLQHGVVTIPKSVSESRIRENADVFDFELSQEDMAKLDGLNRNQRFGPDPDNFDF
- a CDS encoding helix-turn-helix domain-containing protein; its protein translation is MPELDLIQIGSIIRKVRKGKGLRLEDLADENISPATVSNIERGVPHVNAEKVMYLLKKLGLSLEQIPELLVGEDEKAEHLYLQLFSLESQIGYVDTQQILQVLNTIEVEDDHPYVPYVHYIRGRCLIQQSQFSKAERSLFNAIRLSSRGLNKKRNFEALSFNELGICYYHQGDLNQALHFTESAADAYEENGERPQLKYTIALNQATYLEKMGRLGEAMQIVQNMWEHIDRMEILPSLQLYDLQVHLLKRNKIYDRAIHYAKEGIEKARLSGKADWLFNLWTALGSVYLYKKDWNLSETCLQTALNLESYSSINVLVQVYTKLGLVYFHKRIPDKAEQALQRAVSLSEEAHVIPRFFALLVMGDYLQKVGRDQEAIKLYVQALEVSKYYHNHALEYKALFRLAGLKKEQNKEEFVSHLENMYEVAATLQWYGGEEDYYEIL
- a CDS encoding RNA-guided endonuclease InsQ/TnpB family protein, producing the protein MIQKNITLSYQPKDWSPHFRIPSLTLYPDRLQDTNEWVNRYLQSERKLKWLQRMVSRRKKGSNRWRKAALMLAKCHEYIANQRKDAAHRISRYLVDNYDGIAFEDLNIRGMVKNHHLAKSLQTQVGGCWFNSRLTRQSGPVSK
- a CDS encoding zinc ribbon domain-containing protein; this translates as MLVQFTTYKAEWAGKQVITVDPRNTSQVCSKCGQIVKKTLKERTHRCSCGYVADRDVNAARNILHRAMGYVPEPRYGQLELNLF